One Amycolatopsis sp. NBC_00355 genomic window carries:
- a CDS encoding LacI family DNA-binding transcriptional regulator yields the protein MAERSRPGGPLNAARQPSLTDVAGRAGVSHMTVSRVINGTGPVRPATRARVLAAIEELGYRPNSAARALVTGRTGTLGVLALESNLYGPASTLYGIENAAREAGFAITISSVSRPGRSSIADAVENLRGQAVEGIIVIAPHVTAGRALDAAPADIPLVAVGGGDDAPVPVIAVDQRDGARRATEHLLALGHRTVWHVAGPEDWLESRDREVGWRETLERHGAPVPEVVRGDWSSRSGYDAGRVLAGEKDLDAVFAGNDQMALGLLRAFAEAGISVPRDVRVAGFDDVPEAAYFTPPLTTVRQDFIELGRRTFGLLAARMSGGDRHDRALVAPELIVRESTGPR from the coding sequence GTGGCCGAACGATCCCGCCCCGGCGGGCCCCTGAACGCGGCGCGGCAACCGAGCCTGACCGACGTCGCGGGGCGGGCCGGCGTGTCGCACATGACCGTGTCCCGGGTGATCAACGGGACCGGCCCGGTGCGGCCCGCGACCCGCGCCCGGGTGCTCGCCGCGATCGAGGAACTGGGCTACCGCCCCAATTCCGCCGCCCGCGCGCTGGTCACCGGACGCACCGGCACCCTCGGCGTGCTCGCCCTCGAGTCCAATCTGTACGGTCCGGCCAGCACGCTCTACGGCATCGAGAACGCCGCCCGCGAAGCCGGGTTCGCCATCACGATCTCCAGCGTCAGCCGCCCCGGCCGGTCGTCGATCGCGGACGCCGTCGAGAACCTGCGCGGCCAGGCGGTCGAAGGCATCATCGTCATCGCGCCGCACGTCACGGCCGGGCGGGCGCTGGACGCCGCGCCCGCCGACATCCCGCTCGTCGCCGTGGGCGGCGGGGACGACGCGCCGGTCCCGGTGATCGCCGTCGACCAGCGCGACGGCGCCCGCCGCGCCACCGAACACCTCCTCGCCCTGGGGCACCGCACGGTCTGGCACGTCGCCGGGCCGGAGGACTGGCTGGAGTCCCGCGACCGCGAGGTCGGCTGGCGCGAAACCCTCGAACGGCACGGCGCCCCGGTCCCCGAGGTCGTCCGCGGCGACTGGAGTTCGCGCTCCGGCTACGACGCGGGCCGGGTGCTCGCCGGGGAGAAAGACCTGGACGCGGTGTTCGCCGGCAACGACCAGATGGCCCTCGGCCTGCTGCGCGCGTTCGCCGAGGCCGGGATCTCGGTGCCGCGCGACGTCCGCGTCGCGGGCTTCGACGACGTCCCCGAAGCGGCGTACTTCACGCCCCCGCTGACCACGGTCCGGCAGGACTTCATCGAGCTGGGGCGGCGCACGTTCGGCCTGCTGGCCGCCCGGATGAGCGGTGGCGACCGGCACGACCGCGCCCTGGTCGCGCCCGAGCTGATCGTGCGCGAGAGCACCGGGCCGCGATAG
- the araB gene encoding ribulokinase: protein MSADPLVVGIDFGTLSGRAVVVRVRDGVELGSAVSEYRHGVVDRELPATGRALPPEWALQVPSDYVDVLRTAVPAALAAAGADPADVLGVATDFTACTMVPATVDGTPLCELPGFEENPHAYVKLWRHHAAQPQADRINELARARGEKWLPRYGGLISSEWEFAKGLEVFEEAPDVYAAMRHWVEAADWIVWQLTGTYVRNACTAGYKGILQDGQYPGRDFLRELAPGFESFVADKLDHPLGQLGARAGGLTAEAAAWTGLPEGIAVAVGNVDAHVTAPAARAVDPGQLVAIMGTSTCHVVNGAELREVPGMCGVVDGGIVPGLWGYEAGQSGVGDIFGWFAEHFAHESHDQLTRLAAQQEIGEHGLLALDWHSGNRSVLVDHDLSGVVVGQTLATRAEDVYRALLEATAFGTRKIVETFTEAGIPITELIVAGGLTKNALLMQIYADVTDLPLSVVGSAQAPALGSAIHAAVAAGAYPDIRAAAGAMGSARSAVYRPVPAHVTAYDELYAEYTTLHDYFGRGANDVMHRLAARRRAVAKGRS from the coding sequence GTGTCAGCAGATCCCCTCGTCGTCGGCATCGACTTCGGCACGCTCTCCGGGCGCGCGGTCGTCGTCCGTGTGCGGGACGGCGTCGAGCTGGGCAGCGCGGTGTCGGAGTACCGCCACGGCGTCGTCGACCGCGAGCTCCCGGCGACCGGGCGGGCGCTGCCACCGGAGTGGGCGCTGCAGGTGCCCTCGGACTACGTCGACGTGCTGCGCACCGCCGTCCCCGCCGCCTTGGCCGCGGCCGGCGCCGACCCCGCCGACGTGCTCGGCGTCGCCACCGACTTCACCGCCTGCACGATGGTTCCGGCCACAGTGGACGGAACGCCGCTGTGCGAGCTGCCCGGGTTCGAGGAAAACCCGCACGCCTACGTCAAACTCTGGCGCCACCACGCCGCCCAGCCGCAGGCCGACCGGATCAACGAGCTGGCCCGGGCGCGCGGCGAGAAGTGGCTGCCGCGCTACGGCGGGCTGATCTCCTCGGAGTGGGAGTTCGCCAAGGGCCTCGAAGTGTTCGAAGAGGCGCCGGACGTCTACGCGGCGATGCGGCACTGGGTCGAGGCGGCCGACTGGATCGTCTGGCAGCTGACCGGGACGTACGTCCGCAACGCGTGCACGGCCGGCTACAAGGGCATCCTGCAGGACGGCCAGTACCCCGGGCGCGACTTCCTCCGCGAACTCGCGCCCGGGTTCGAGTCCTTCGTGGCCGACAAGCTGGACCACCCGCTCGGGCAGCTCGGCGCCCGGGCGGGCGGCCTCACCGCCGAAGCGGCCGCGTGGACCGGACTGCCCGAGGGCATCGCGGTCGCCGTCGGGAACGTCGACGCGCACGTCACCGCACCCGCCGCGCGAGCCGTCGACCCCGGGCAGCTCGTCGCGATCATGGGCACCTCGACGTGCCACGTCGTGAACGGCGCCGAACTGCGCGAGGTGCCCGGCATGTGCGGGGTCGTCGACGGCGGGATCGTGCCCGGGCTGTGGGGGTACGAAGCCGGCCAGAGCGGCGTCGGCGACATCTTCGGCTGGTTCGCCGAGCACTTCGCCCACGAGAGCCACGACCAGCTCACCCGACTCGCCGCTCAGCAGGAGATCGGCGAACACGGCCTGCTCGCGCTGGACTGGCACAGCGGCAACCGCTCGGTGCTGGTCGACCACGACCTCTCCGGCGTGGTCGTCGGGCAGACCCTGGCCACCCGCGCCGAGGACGTCTACCGCGCGCTGCTGGAGGCCACCGCGTTCGGCACCCGCAAGATCGTCGAGACGTTCACCGAAGCCGGCATCCCGATCACCGAGCTGATCGTCGCGGGCGGGCTGACGAAAAACGCCCTGCTGATGCAGATCTACGCCGACGTCACCGACCTCCCCCTGTCGGTCGTCGGCTCGGCGCAGGCACCCGCGCTCGGCTCCGCGATCCACGCCGCCGTCGCGGCCGGGGCGTACCCGGACATCCGCGCGGCCGCCGGGGCGATGGGCTCGGCCCGCTCCGCCGTCTACCGGCCGGTGCCCGCGCACGTCACGGCCTACGACGAGCTCTACGCCGAGTACACCACCCTGCACGACTACTTCGGCCGTGGTGCCAACGACGTCATGCACCGCCTCGCCGCCCGCCGCCGAGCCGTCGCGAAAGGACGGTCCTGA
- a CDS encoding L-ribulose-5-phosphate 4-epimerase, translated as MSLTGEVLDTVAELRETVASLHGELTRNALVIWTAGNVSARVPGRDLMVIKPSGVSYDDLSADTMVVTDLHGELVHGEFAPSSDTAAHAYVYRHMPEIGGVVHTHSTYATAWAARGEPIPCVLTMIADEFGGDVPVGPFALIGDDSIGRGIVETLRTSRSKAVLMRSHGPFTVGRTARDAVKAAVMVEDVARTVHKAFELGTPEPLPPEDVDRLYARYQNVYGQH; from the coding sequence ATGTCCCTGACCGGTGAAGTCCTCGACACCGTCGCGGAACTGCGGGAGACCGTGGCGAGCCTGCACGGCGAGCTGACCCGCAACGCGCTGGTCATCTGGACCGCGGGCAACGTCTCGGCGCGGGTGCCCGGCCGGGACCTGATGGTCATCAAGCCGTCCGGGGTGTCCTACGACGACCTGTCCGCGGACACCATGGTCGTCACCGACCTGCACGGCGAACTGGTGCACGGCGAGTTCGCGCCGTCGTCCGACACCGCCGCGCACGCCTACGTCTACCGGCACATGCCGGAGATCGGCGGCGTCGTCCACACGCACTCGACCTACGCCACCGCGTGGGCCGCGCGCGGCGAGCCGATCCCGTGCGTGCTCACGATGATCGCCGACGAGTTCGGCGGCGACGTCCCGGTCGGCCCGTTCGCGCTGATCGGCGACGACTCGATCGGCCGCGGCATCGTCGAGACCCTGCGCACCAGCCGCTCGAAAGCGGTGCTGATGCGCAGCCACGGCCCGTTCACCGTCGGCCGCACCGCCCGCGACGCCGTCAAGGCGGCCGTGATGGTCGAGGACGTCGCCCGCACCGTGCACAAGGCCTTCGAGCTCGGCACGCCCGAACCCCTGCCGCCCGAGGACGTCGACCGGCTCTACGCCCGGTACCAGAACGTCTACGGCCAGCACTGA
- the araA gene encoding L-arabinose isomerase: MTSAAKPQLWFLTGSQALYGEETLEQVAGQSLRIQQLLAGAGGLPAEIVGKPVLTEASSIRRVLQEANADAACVGVIAWMHTFSPAKMWITGLDALRKPLLHLHTQLNEALPWSTIDMDFMNLNQAAHGDREFGFIQTRLGVPRKTVAGHVTDPAVVARIDAWARAAIGAGHLRNLRLARFGDNMRDVAVTEGDKVEAERRFGVSVNTYGVNDLVEIVDAVSEKDTVDDLLERYAEDYTIAGELAAGGARHESLRYAAKIEAGLRKFLDDGGFGAFTTNFEDLGGLRQLPGLAVQRLMADGYGFGGEGDWKTSALLAAVKAMGTGTGRGTSFMEDYTYHFGPGTPKILGAHMLEVCPSIAAATPSCEIHPLGIGGREDPVRLVFDAAPGPGVTLGLVDIGDRFRLVANEIDVVPPDEPLPNLPVARAVWQPAPTLATSAESWITAGGPHHTVLTQAVGTETLRDFANLLGVELLVIDKDTTPHGFADRIRWNQAYYRLAQGF, from the coding sequence ATGACTTCCGCGGCCAAACCCCAGCTCTGGTTCCTGACCGGGAGCCAGGCGCTCTACGGCGAGGAGACCCTCGAGCAGGTCGCCGGCCAGTCCCTGCGCATCCAGCAGCTGCTGGCGGGCGCCGGCGGGCTGCCGGCCGAGATCGTCGGCAAGCCGGTGCTGACCGAGGCCTCCTCGATCCGGCGGGTGCTGCAGGAGGCCAACGCCGACGCCGCGTGTGTCGGCGTGATCGCCTGGATGCACACCTTCTCGCCGGCGAAGATGTGGATCACCGGGCTGGACGCGCTGCGCAAGCCGTTGCTGCACCTGCACACCCAGCTCAACGAGGCGCTCCCGTGGTCCACGATCGACATGGACTTCATGAACCTCAACCAGGCCGCGCACGGCGACCGCGAGTTCGGGTTCATCCAGACCCGCCTCGGCGTCCCGCGCAAGACCGTGGCCGGGCACGTCACCGATCCCGCCGTCGTCGCCCGGATCGACGCGTGGGCCCGCGCCGCGATCGGCGCCGGCCACCTGCGGAACCTGCGCCTGGCCCGGTTCGGCGACAACATGCGCGACGTCGCGGTCACCGAGGGGGACAAGGTCGAGGCCGAGCGGCGCTTCGGCGTCTCGGTCAACACCTACGGCGTCAACGACCTGGTCGAAATCGTGGACGCCGTGTCCGAAAAGGACACCGTGGATGACCTGCTGGAGCGGTACGCCGAGGACTACACCATCGCCGGTGAGCTGGCCGCCGGGGGAGCGCGGCACGAGTCGCTGCGCTACGCGGCGAAGATCGAGGCCGGCCTGCGGAAGTTCCTCGACGACGGCGGGTTCGGCGCCTTCACGACGAACTTCGAGGACCTCGGCGGCCTCCGGCAGCTGCCCGGCCTGGCGGTCCAGCGGCTGATGGCCGACGGCTACGGCTTCGGCGGCGAGGGCGACTGGAAGACCTCGGCGCTGCTCGCCGCGGTCAAGGCGATGGGCACCGGCACCGGGCGCGGGACGTCGTTCATGGAGGACTACACCTACCACTTCGGGCCGGGCACGCCGAAGATCCTCGGCGCGCACATGCTGGAGGTCTGCCCGAGCATCGCCGCCGCGACGCCGTCGTGCGAGATCCACCCGCTGGGCATCGGTGGCCGCGAGGACCCGGTGCGGCTGGTGTTCGACGCCGCCCCCGGGCCCGGCGTCACCCTCGGCCTGGTCGACATCGGCGACCGGTTCCGGCTCGTGGCCAACGAGATCGACGTCGTCCCGCCCGACGAGCCGCTGCCGAACCTGCCGGTCGCGCGGGCGGTGTGGCAGCCCGCGCCGACCCTGGCGACGTCCGCGGAGTCGTGGATCACCGCGGGCGGCCCGCACCACACGGTGCTCACCCAGGCCGTGGGCACCGAGACGCTGCGCGACTTCGCGAACCTGCTCGGCGTCGAGCTGCTGGTGATCGACAAGGACACCACACCGCACGGCTTCGCCGACCGCATTCGCTGGAACCAAGCGTATTACCGGCTCGCACAAGGCTTCTGA
- the chvE gene encoding multiple monosaccharide ABC transporter substrate-binding protein: MKFTRTMAGIAAAGLVLTLSACGSSQKTADQAPAAGAGGAAGSLVGVTMPTKSSERWIHDGDNIKSALEKLGYKVDLQYAENDIPTQVNQIENQITKGAKLLVIASIDGTAITTQLQEAADRKIPVIAYDRLIRNSPNVDYYATFDNFKVGVEQANSLVKGLGTGAGPFNIELFAGSPDDNNATFFFNGAMSVLKPLMDSGKLVVKSTQTDFARAAILRWDPATAQRRMEDLLTKTYTGGAKVAGVLSPYDGLSIGILSALKSNGYGTAGQPYPVVTGQDAEVASVKSIIAGEQYSTVFKDTRILADTTVKMADAVLKGGKPEVNNTTDYDNGKKVVPSFLLQPVTVDKANYQKELVDSGYYTAGQLK; this comes from the coding sequence ATGAAGTTCACCAGGACAATGGCGGGGATCGCCGCCGCGGGGCTCGTGCTCACGCTCTCGGCGTGCGGCTCGAGCCAGAAGACCGCCGACCAGGCGCCGGCCGCCGGCGCCGGTGGCGCGGCGGGCAGCCTGGTCGGCGTCACCATGCCGACCAAGTCGTCGGAGCGCTGGATCCACGACGGTGACAACATCAAGTCCGCGCTGGAGAAGCTCGGCTACAAGGTCGACCTGCAGTACGCCGAGAACGACATCCCGACGCAGGTCAACCAGATCGAGAACCAGATCACCAAGGGCGCCAAGCTGCTGGTCATCGCCTCGATCGACGGCACCGCGATCACCACGCAGCTGCAGGAGGCGGCCGACCGCAAGATCCCGGTCATCGCCTACGACCGGCTGATCCGCAACTCGCCGAACGTCGACTACTACGCCACCTTCGACAACTTCAAGGTCGGCGTCGAGCAGGCGAACTCGCTGGTCAAGGGCCTCGGCACCGGCGCCGGTCCGTTCAACATCGAGCTGTTCGCCGGTTCGCCCGACGACAACAACGCGACGTTCTTCTTCAACGGCGCGATGTCCGTGCTCAAGCCCCTGATGGACAGCGGCAAGCTGGTCGTCAAGAGCACCCAGACGGACTTCGCCCGCGCGGCGATCCTGCGCTGGGACCCGGCCACCGCCCAGCGGCGGATGGAAGACCTGCTCACCAAGACCTACACCGGTGGCGCGAAGGTCGCGGGCGTGCTTTCGCCGTATGACGGCCTGTCGATCGGCATCCTCTCGGCGCTGAAGAGCAACGGCTACGGCACCGCCGGCCAGCCGTACCCGGTGGTCACCGGGCAGGACGCCGAGGTCGCGTCGGTCAAGTCGATCATCGCCGGCGAGCAGTACTCGACGGTCTTCAAGGACACCCGCATCCTCGCCGACACCACGGTGAAGATGGCCGACGCCGTGCTCAAGGGCGGCAAGCCCGAGGTCAACAACACCACCGACTACGACAACGGCAAGAAGGTCGTCCCGTCGTTCCTGCTGCAGCCGGTGACCGTGGACAAGGCCAACTACCAGAAGGAGCTCGTCGACTCCGGCTACTACACGGCAGGTCAGCTGAAATGA
- the mmsA gene encoding multiple monosaccharide ABC transporter ATP-binding protein: protein MTELLGMRGITKTFPGVKALSDVTLSVNSGEIHAICGENGAGKSTLMKVLSGVYPHGTYDGEIHFDGQRCEFGSVRDSERRGIVIIHQELALCGQLSIAENIFLGNERDKRGWIDWNRTNHEAGALLRRVGLAEAPVTPVRDLGVGKQQLVEIAKALSKEVRLLILDEPTAALNDEDSAHLLDLLRELRSDGVTCVIISHKLGEVTAIADTVTILRDGRTIDTLDAAGLTEERIITGMVGRDLEHRFPPREPDIGDEVLRIEDWTVHSPTQAGRVVVDHANLSLRRGEVVGLAGLMGAGRTELAMSVFGRSYGKDITGRVFKHGEEIDVRSVRDAVRHGIAYATEDRKRYGLNLIEDIQRNVSAAGLGKLARRGWVNEHAEHDTANGFRRDLRIKAPTVQSVTGKLSGGNQQKVVLAKWIFTDPDVLILDEPTRGIDVGAKFEIYSIINELAAQGKAVLVISSELPELLGLCDRIYALSAGRITGQATRAEATQELLMQYMTKERE from the coding sequence ATGACCGAACTGCTCGGCATGCGCGGGATCACCAAGACCTTCCCCGGGGTCAAGGCGCTGTCGGACGTCACCCTTTCCGTGAACAGCGGCGAGATCCACGCGATCTGCGGGGAGAACGGCGCCGGGAAGTCCACCTTGATGAAGGTGCTTTCCGGCGTCTACCCGCACGGGACGTACGACGGCGAGATCCACTTCGACGGGCAGCGGTGCGAGTTCGGTTCGGTGCGCGACAGTGAGCGGCGCGGAATCGTGATCATCCACCAGGAGCTCGCGCTGTGCGGGCAGCTCTCGATAGCGGAGAACATCTTCCTCGGCAACGAACGCGACAAGCGGGGCTGGATCGACTGGAACCGCACCAACCACGAGGCCGGCGCGCTCCTGCGGCGCGTCGGCCTCGCGGAGGCCCCGGTGACGCCGGTGCGGGACCTCGGTGTCGGCAAGCAGCAGCTCGTCGAGATCGCCAAGGCACTGTCCAAAGAGGTCCGGTTGCTCATCCTCGACGAGCCGACCGCGGCGCTCAACGACGAGGACTCGGCGCACCTGCTCGACCTGCTGCGCGAGCTGCGGTCCGACGGCGTCACGTGCGTGATCATCTCGCACAAGCTCGGTGAGGTGACGGCGATCGCCGACACCGTCACGATCCTGCGCGACGGCCGCACGATCGACACCCTCGACGCGGCCGGCCTGACCGAGGAACGCATCATCACCGGGATGGTCGGGCGCGACCTCGAACACCGGTTCCCGCCCCGGGAACCGGACATCGGGGACGAGGTGCTGCGGATCGAGGACTGGACGGTGCACAGCCCGACGCAGGCGGGCCGGGTGGTCGTCGACCACGCGAACCTCAGCCTGCGCCGCGGTGAGGTCGTCGGGCTGGCCGGGCTGATGGGCGCCGGCCGCACCGAGCTCGCGATGAGCGTGTTCGGCCGCTCCTACGGCAAGGACATCACGGGGCGGGTGTTCAAGCACGGCGAGGAGATCGACGTCCGGTCGGTGCGTGACGCCGTCCGGCACGGCATCGCCTACGCCACCGAGGACCGCAAGCGCTACGGGCTCAACCTCATCGAGGACATCCAGCGCAACGTGTCCGCGGCGGGGCTGGGCAAGCTCGCCAGGCGGGGCTGGGTCAACGAGCACGCCGAGCACGACACGGCCAACGGGTTCCGCCGGGACCTGCGGATCAAGGCGCCGACCGTGCAGAGCGTGACCGGGAAGCTCTCCGGCGGCAACCAGCAGAAGGTCGTGCTGGCCAAGTGGATCTTCACGGACCCGGACGTGCTGATCCTCGACGAGCCGACCCGCGGCATCGACGTCGGCGCGAAGTTCGAGATCTACTCGATCATCAACGAACTGGCCGCGCAGGGGAAGGCCGTGCTGGTCATCTCCTCCGAGCTGCCGGAGCTGCTCGGGCTCTGCGACCGGATCTACGCGCTCTCGGCCGGGCGCATCACCGGCCAGGCGACCCGTGCGGAAGCCACCCAGGAACTGCTCATGCAGTACATGACGAAGGAACGGGAATGA
- the mmsB gene encoding multiple monosaccharide ABC transporter permease, translated as MTTTEARPDAPPVEHSARRISINPRQSGIYVAFALIVVLFEVLTGGALLEPQNISNIIVQNSYVLILAIGMILVIISGHIDLSAGSVVAVTGAVSAVLMVNWHLPWFWAVLITLVVGAVIGAWQGYWVAYFGIPAFIVTLAGMLVFRALTLTVLGNQGIGPFPDTIRTLSNGFTDGYLGNIALGPLGGADLVSLLAGVAAVAGIVFTQWRKRSARLGYGQDVDPFAIFVLKIAGVAVIVLALVVQLARFKNLPWVLILLAALVLGYSLVAGKSVFGRHIYAVGGNLQAATLSGVKVKSVTFWIFVNMGVLAALAGIIFAGRLNQAGPTAGINYELDAIAAAFIGGAAVQGGVGKVVGAITGGLIMAVINNGMSLIGAPSERVMLVKGVVLLAAVAYDIWTKRRAAS; from the coding sequence ATGACCACGACCGAAGCGCGGCCCGACGCGCCCCCGGTCGAGCACTCCGCCCGGCGGATCTCGATCAACCCGCGCCAGAGCGGCATCTACGTCGCGTTCGCGCTGATCGTGGTGCTGTTCGAGGTGCTCACCGGTGGCGCGCTGCTGGAACCGCAGAACATCTCCAACATCATCGTGCAGAACTCCTACGTGCTGATCCTCGCGATCGGGATGATCCTGGTGATCATCTCCGGGCACATCGACCTGTCCGCCGGGTCGGTCGTCGCGGTGACCGGCGCGGTGTCGGCCGTGCTGATGGTGAACTGGCACCTGCCGTGGTTCTGGGCGGTGCTGATCACGCTCGTCGTCGGCGCGGTGATCGGCGCCTGGCAGGGCTACTGGGTCGCCTACTTCGGGATCCCGGCGTTCATCGTGACGCTGGCGGGGATGCTCGTGTTCCGCGCGCTGACCCTGACGGTGCTGGGCAACCAGGGCATCGGCCCGTTCCCGGACACGATCCGCACGCTGTCGAACGGCTTCACCGACGGCTACCTGGGCAACATCGCGCTCGGCCCGCTGGGCGGCGCCGACCTGGTCTCGCTGCTCGCCGGCGTCGCCGCCGTGGCCGGGATCGTGTTCACCCAGTGGCGCAAGCGCTCGGCGCGGCTGGGTTACGGCCAGGACGTCGACCCGTTCGCGATCTTCGTGCTGAAGATCGCCGGTGTCGCGGTGATCGTGCTCGCGCTGGTGGTGCAGCTGGCCCGGTTCAAGAACCTGCCGTGGGTGCTGATCCTGCTGGCGGCGCTGGTGCTCGGGTACTCGCTGGTGGCCGGGAAGTCGGTGTTCGGCCGGCACATCTACGCCGTCGGCGGCAACCTGCAGGCCGCGACGCTCTCGGGCGTCAAGGTCAAGTCGGTGACGTTCTGGATCTTCGTCAACATGGGCGTGCTGGCGGCCCTGGCGGGGATCATCTTCGCGGGCCGGCTCAACCAGGCGGGCCCGACGGCGGGCATCAACTACGAGCTGGACGCGATCGCGGCGGCGTTCATCGGCGGCGCGGCGGTGCAGGGCGGCGTCGGCAAGGTGGTCGGCGCGATCACCGGCGGCCTGATCATGGCGGTCATCAACAACGGCATGTCCCTGATCGGTGCCCCGAGCGAGCGGGTGATGCTGGTGAAGGGCGTCGTCCTGCTGGCCGCGGTGGCCTACGACATCTGGACCAAGCGCCGCGCGGCGTCGTAG
- a CDS encoding DUF1996 domain-containing protein, whose translation MSRSPATGRHRVSRRTKIATGGLALAIAVGGIVVATTAGKTGEASADPADPSFFLDIAKVPAGNFVNKALQQKGARGTFTVNCGRNENGHFNPDNFIAQPGIRNGAQHLHDYVGNLSTNADSNNKSLSKAGTTCRNGDKSAYFWPVVRIDTGEEEEAEANPPASVPASDRAGAAKDNASTQVDCPDVASQLPEDVPDQAMDEVNRNLTLIDQQIDEANKRIAKGDLKTPQDVQNAVVGPLKDKRTAVLDRIAIAIGRTAAKPTNLGGLAACALKQGGQGGLDNGGQASNGDKNASAGQKQQKQTDGAAAELPGVNDKNEVAGNDGEIQRVQSATITFTSGGARKVVAMPQFLRILYGDAKQSTNGPANARASWTCTGFEDRLTDHYPICPANSKVERIHAFPNCWDGKNIDSTNHRTHIVFADQQGKCPQGFKNVPQLVIKLVYNIPHDIQVKGQYKVDAFPQESHNPRSDHDDFANVMGQCLMNQVVKCINSGRKCSQ comes from the coding sequence ATGTCCCGATCCCCCGCCACGGGCCGGCACCGCGTCTCCCGCAGAACGAAGATCGCCACCGGCGGTCTCGCTCTCGCGATCGCCGTCGGCGGCATCGTCGTCGCGACCACCGCCGGCAAGACCGGTGAAGCCAGCGCCGACCCCGCCGACCCGTCGTTCTTCCTGGACATCGCGAAGGTCCCCGCCGGCAACTTCGTGAACAAGGCGCTGCAGCAGAAGGGCGCGCGCGGCACGTTCACGGTGAACTGCGGCCGCAACGAGAACGGCCACTTCAACCCCGACAACTTCATCGCCCAGCCGGGTATCCGCAACGGCGCCCAGCACCTGCACGACTACGTCGGCAACCTCTCCACCAACGCCGACTCGAACAACAAGAGCCTCTCCAAGGCCGGCACCACCTGCCGCAACGGCGACAAGTCCGCCTACTTCTGGCCCGTCGTGCGCATCGACACCGGCGAGGAAGAGGAAGCCGAGGCGAACCCGCCCGCCAGCGTGCCGGCGAGCGATCGCGCGGGCGCCGCCAAGGACAACGCGTCCACGCAGGTCGACTGCCCGGACGTCGCGAGCCAGCTGCCCGAAGACGTCCCCGACCAGGCGATGGACGAGGTGAACCGCAACCTCACGCTGATCGACCAGCAGATCGACGAGGCGAACAAGCGGATCGCCAAGGGTGACCTGAAGACGCCGCAGGACGTCCAGAACGCCGTCGTCGGCCCGCTCAAGGACAAGCGGACCGCGGTGCTCGACCGGATCGCCATCGCGATCGGGCGCACGGCGGCCAAGCCGACGAACCTCGGCGGGCTCGCCGCGTGCGCGCTCAAGCAGGGCGGCCAGGGCGGCCTCGACAACGGCGGCCAGGCCAGCAACGGCGACAAGAACGCCTCGGCCGGCCAGAAGCAGCAGAAGCAGACCGACGGCGCGGCCGCGGAACTGCCCGGTGTGAACGACAAGAACGAGGTCGCCGGCAACGACGGCGAGATCCAGCGCGTCCAGTCCGCCACCATCACGTTCACCAGCGGTGGCGCGCGGAAGGTCGTGGCGATGCCGCAGTTCCTGCGCATCCTCTACGGCGACGCCAAGCAGAGCACCAACGGCCCGGCCAACGCCCGGGCGAGCTGGACCTGCACCGGCTTCGAAGACCGGCTGACCGACCACTACCCGATCTGCCCGGCCAACAGCAAGGTCGAGCGGATCCACGCCTTCCCGAACTGCTGGGACGGCAAGAACATCGACAGCACGAACCACCGCACGCACATCGTGTTCGCCGACCAGCAGGGCAAGTGCCCGCAGGGCTTCAAGAACGTGCCGCAGCTGGTGATCAAGCTCGTCTACAACATCCCGCACGACATCCAGGTCAAGGGCCAGTACAAAGTGGACGCTTTCCCGCAGGAGAGCCACAACCCCCGCTCGGACCACGACGACTTCGCCAACGTCATGGGCCAGTGCCTGATGAACCAGGTCGTCAAGTGCATCAACAGCGGCCGCAAGTGCTCGCAGTGA
- a CDS encoding YunG family protein, translating to MTAVWSLTELEVAFRLSWDERTCDPSDTWDAANPAAGHCSVTAMAVAELLGGVLLCSEVFRRDGERAGLHYWNRLPSGLELDITREQFRDGEQLGPVSAHEPIRRPTARMATRYDLFASRVRACLGSSVPEGIPAPDPGS from the coding sequence ATGACAGCTGTGTGGTCGTTGACGGAGCTGGAGGTCGCGTTCCGGCTTTCCTGGGACGAGCGGACGTGCGATCCGTCCGACACGTGGGACGCGGCGAATCCCGCCGCCGGGCACTGCAGCGTCACCGCGATGGCCGTGGCGGAACTCCTCGGCGGTGTCCTGCTCTGCTCGGAGGTGTTCCGGCGCGACGGTGAGCGCGCCGGCCTGCACTACTGGAATCGCCTGCCCAGCGGCCTGGAACTCGACATCACCCGGGAACAGTTCCGCGACGGCGAGCAGCTCGGCCCGGTGTCCGCGCACGAGCCGATCCGCCGTCCCACCGCGCGGATGGCCACGCGGTACGACCTCTTCGCGTCGCGCGTGCGCGCCTGCCTGGGCAGCTCGGTGCCGGAGGGAATCCCGGCTCCGGACCCCGGTTCCTGA